The Tumebacillus amylolyticus genome contains a region encoding:
- a CDS encoding S-layer homology domain-containing protein produces the protein MKKAQQRLLGTTLALAMLFAPRAVYAYEGVASTTKTVMGRTVQLVYANLNDSNLEVKAVSAESRVGSTESLAALAQRHGALAALNGGYFNAYDDQQPLTVVRTDGKFEHNGSFGAVFGIDELNHTYFGRVYPTIQGSTNDSWVWPNNWSAWGINHYYSDPNAITILTPEVVKRSLSGGKTVVVKNNVVTAIVDGDAGVPEDGYLIHFGSGVVSSAKPFQVGERAAYKISYQDASGNPVHWEHVFNMMGGGPMLVFNGAVVVDPIAEKFTDPKQTGNVRSTRTFVGVNADNRLVLGTVPNVSVYELADVVKALGLVHAVGMDSGATAGLYANGSYLTQPGREVPNALVVSLRQGPVYTTSGFVDVANSYWANNSITNLHAKGVINGEVIDGKQVFHPEDTITRGEFATLLTKALGLKAKSASTKFADAKGSWMEPYVQAVSEAGFMAGYSTTDFGSGDPLTQEEVVVILSRVGSKYGVGATLADRWLPDAPSDWADKQVHIAIQQGLIVDSFGDKAFKPLDQANRAQVASVLDTLWWKLGK, from the coding sequence ATGAAAAAAGCACAGCAACGACTTCTCGGCACGACGCTGGCTCTGGCGATGTTGTTCGCCCCGAGAGCGGTCTATGCGTATGAGGGAGTCGCTTCGACGACCAAGACGGTCATGGGCCGCACGGTTCAATTGGTATATGCAAACTTAAACGACAGCAATTTGGAAGTCAAAGCGGTCTCGGCCGAAAGCCGTGTCGGTTCCACGGAGAGTTTGGCCGCGCTTGCTCAGCGTCACGGGGCGTTGGCGGCGTTGAATGGCGGATATTTTAACGCGTATGATGACCAGCAGCCGTTGACCGTTGTGCGGACGGACGGGAAATTTGAGCACAACGGATCGTTTGGCGCGGTGTTTGGGATTGACGAGTTGAACCATACCTACTTTGGGCGTGTGTATCCGACAATTCAGGGCAGCACGAACGATTCGTGGGTCTGGCCGAACAACTGGTCGGCGTGGGGGATCAACCATTACTACAGCGATCCGAACGCGATCACGATCTTGACGCCGGAAGTGGTCAAACGTTCGCTTAGCGGCGGCAAGACGGTGGTTGTGAAAAACAACGTCGTCACAGCAATCGTCGACGGTGACGCCGGCGTTCCGGAGGACGGGTATCTCATCCACTTCGGGTCGGGCGTGGTCTCGTCGGCGAAACCGTTCCAAGTCGGAGAGCGTGCCGCGTACAAAATCTCGTACCAAGATGCGTCCGGCAATCCGGTGCATTGGGAGCATGTGTTCAATATGATGGGCGGCGGGCCGATGCTCGTCTTCAACGGCGCAGTTGTAGTAGATCCGATTGCGGAGAAGTTCACCGACCCCAAGCAAACGGGCAACGTCCGCTCGACACGCACATTCGTCGGGGTGAATGCAGACAACCGACTCGTGCTGGGAACAGTGCCGAACGTGTCGGTGTATGAGCTGGCCGATGTGGTGAAAGCACTTGGATTGGTGCATGCGGTCGGCATGGATTCGGGTGCGACGGCAGGGCTGTATGCCAACGGAAGCTACTTGACCCAGCCGGGTCGCGAGGTGCCCAATGCGTTGGTCGTCTCGCTGCGCCAAGGGCCTGTGTACACGACCAGTGGATTCGTTGACGTGGCGAACTCCTACTGGGCGAACAATTCGATTACGAACCTGCATGCCAAAGGTGTGATCAACGGGGAAGTGATCGACGGCAAGCAGGTGTTTCACCCGGAGGACACGATTACGCGCGGAGAGTTTGCGACGTTGCTGACGAAGGCGCTTGGTTTGAAGGCGAAGTCTGCGAGTACGAAATTCGCAGACGCGAAAGGCTCGTGGATGGAGCCTTATGTGCAAGCAGTCAGCGAGGCGGGGTTCATGGCGGGCTACAGCACGACAGACTTCGGCTCGGGCGATCCGCTGACTCAGGAAGAGGTCGTCGTCATCCTTTCACGGGTCGGGAGCAAGTACGGAGTTGGCGCAACCCTTGCAGACCGCTGGTTGCCGGATGCGCCGAGCGACTGGGCGGACAAGCAAGTCCACATCGCGATTCAACAAGGGCTGATCGTCGACTCGTTCGGAGACAAAGCGTTTAAACCGCTGGACCAAGCCAACCGCGCACAAGTGGCGAGTGTGTTGGATACGTTGTGGTGGAAGTTAGGGAAGTAA
- a CDS encoding tetratricopeptide repeat protein — translation MSDQLLTIGQRVKRHRAERGMSQVELAEGVCSPQTVSLLETDKHTPSADILRCLAEKLEIPLHEMMRNRESELEVKLQVEVLKIYTEQKAYDQALELIAEIDLRDYLPEHDKTQVNLLRAECWMRTKRVQEALDLLVQLKDQLEAERVWDDQFMASFYNKLGNAYYFEANPIFAHLNYLRALELSKKHPESQLQVAEISFNLGTVCSWLGFYHDANEYLSDALEVFDRISDTKRLAYTYFTFGVLHKNLNEFEKAESYLQKALALYRSHNLVDMSHLVRQQFAKSILAGQDANRAILELLDCVREFKNSGDSRRVIQTYAHIASLYIEENRLDDAVKCLVAGVEIAETASMKNDPMYGYLNQVYAKFFLRDQKFEYAIEYSLQAAELYVSSGLLRESADCWQICAEAHRKLGRTEQAFAMFEKVANTLRRAQENINVEDRRFLH, via the coding sequence TTGTCGGATCAGTTGTTAACAATCGGACAGCGCGTGAAGCGGCACCGAGCGGAGCGGGGGATGTCCCAAGTCGAATTGGCGGAAGGAGTTTGTTCGCCGCAAACGGTCAGTTTGTTGGAAACGGACAAGCATACGCCCTCTGCTGACATTCTGCGCTGCTTGGCTGAGAAGTTAGAGATTCCGTTGCACGAGATGATGCGGAACCGGGAGAGCGAGTTGGAAGTGAAGTTACAAGTGGAGGTCTTGAAGATCTACACGGAGCAAAAAGCGTATGACCAAGCGTTGGAGTTGATTGCAGAAATTGATCTTCGGGACTACCTGCCTGAACATGACAAGACCCAAGTGAATCTGCTTCGGGCCGAGTGCTGGATGCGTACCAAACGTGTGCAGGAAGCGCTCGACCTCTTGGTGCAATTGAAAGACCAGTTGGAAGCGGAACGTGTGTGGGATGATCAGTTTATGGCGAGTTTTTACAACAAACTAGGCAACGCATACTATTTCGAAGCGAACCCAATTTTTGCACACTTGAACTACCTTCGTGCGTTGGAGTTGAGTAAAAAGCATCCCGAATCTCAGCTTCAAGTGGCGGAGATTAGCTTTAATTTGGGTACTGTGTGCAGTTGGTTAGGATTCTACCATGATGCAAATGAGTATTTGAGCGACGCATTGGAAGTGTTCGATCGTATTTCGGATACGAAGCGACTTGCTTACACGTATTTTACTTTCGGGGTCTTGCACAAGAATCTCAACGAGTTTGAGAAAGCAGAATCGTATCTCCAAAAAGCCTTGGCTCTCTATCGATCTCACAACCTTGTGGATATGTCACATCTCGTACGCCAGCAATTCGCAAAATCCATTCTTGCAGGTCAGGATGCCAATCGTGCCATTTTGGAATTGCTCGATTGCGTACGTGAATTTAAAAATAGCGGTGATAGTAGGCGTGTGATTCAAACCTACGCACATATCGCTTCCTTATATATAGAAGAAAATCGTTTGGATGATGCGGTCAAGTGCCTCGTCGCTGGAGTAGAAATAGCGGAGACCGCATCCATGAAGAACGACCCGATGTATGGTTATCTAAACCAAGTCTACGCTAAGTTTTTCTTGCGAGATCAAAAGTTTGAGTACGCGATAGAGTATTCTTTGCAGGCTGCAGAGCTCTATGTGAGTTCGGGTCTGCTGAGAGAGTCTGCCGATTGTTGGCAAATTTGTGCTGAGGCTCATCGGAAGTTAGGAAGGACCGAACAAGCCTTTGCTATGTTTGAAAAAGTGGCAAACACTCTTCGACGTGCTCAAGAAAATATAAATGTAGAAGATAGGAGGTTTTTACATTGA
- a CDS encoding helix-turn-helix domain-containing protein, translating to MEMSVIGERVRELRTTRNLTQGELAEGLCTSSMISQIETGKARPSYHMLSEIAARLEVSMEFLVEDAQPNQEYITACRTAQMLVRGSHYLQAIQLLKDLLNSQKGQQDGVPLLCDLIVCYMGVGQIEHATRLVDRLEREAKRCEEYDLLALMYQHRGTLAFQARNYRKALHDWQRALETLGRVEEPDRYLYAGLLVRLAQVHAKFGHVEESLELCARAMPYFEHARKITEQARTCLSLAKSFRQSADYRKAITFAERARHLHDVIHHRVEGERCRIGRALWIARHRTVEEAREILTGTVQRLQKLGCLDEAGAAAFELAQVHLQLDDVTAAEEAWAQAERWMPQTPANSCKLQTLQGRLDAKNHRFHEGKRRIQDVVDKLYEQRRLFEWEEALSQLAWVDAEEDHHRQACHVLLEARQQNRGILREKGICL from the coding sequence ATGGAAATGTCAGTGATCGGCGAACGAGTCAGAGAACTTCGAACCACCCGCAACCTAACGCAAGGGGAGCTCGCGGAGGGGTTGTGTACGTCAAGCATGATCTCGCAGATCGAGACGGGCAAGGCGAGGCCGTCGTATCATATGCTGTCTGAGATCGCGGCACGTTTGGAGGTGTCGATGGAATTTCTCGTCGAGGACGCCCAGCCCAATCAGGAATACATCACCGCCTGCCGCACCGCCCAGATGTTGGTCAGAGGGTCTCACTACCTGCAAGCCATCCAACTGCTCAAAGACCTGCTCAACTCTCAAAAAGGCCAACAAGACGGTGTCCCGCTGCTCTGTGATCTCATCGTCTGCTACATGGGCGTCGGACAAATCGAACACGCCACACGCTTGGTGGACAGGCTGGAACGCGAAGCAAAACGATGCGAAGAATACGACTTGCTCGCTCTGATGTACCAACATCGCGGCACCCTGGCGTTTCAAGCAAGAAACTACCGCAAAGCTCTCCACGACTGGCAACGCGCTCTGGAAACGCTCGGGAGGGTGGAGGAGCCGGACCGCTACCTCTACGCCGGACTGCTGGTCCGACTGGCACAGGTCCACGCGAAATTCGGCCACGTCGAAGAATCGCTCGAACTCTGCGCTCGTGCCATGCCCTACTTCGAACATGCCCGCAAAATCACCGAGCAAGCGCGGACGTGCCTCAGCCTCGCCAAGTCGTTCCGCCAATCGGCGGACTACCGCAAAGCGATCACGTTCGCCGAGCGGGCGCGGCATTTGCACGATGTCATACACCACCGAGTAGAGGGCGAAAGATGTCGCATAGGTCGCGCTCTGTGGATCGCCCGTCACCGAACGGTCGAAGAGGCGCGGGAGATCTTGACCGGTACGGTACAGCGGTTGCAAAAGTTGGGATGTCTGGACGAAGCGGGAGCGGCCGCGTTCGAACTCGCGCAGGTACACTTGCAACTCGACGATGTCACAGCAGCAGAGGAAGCATGGGCACAGGCGGAGCGCTGGATGCCCCAAACCCCCGCCAACTCCTGCAAACTCCAAACCTTACAAGGCCGTCTCGACGCCAAGAACCATCGCTTCCATGAAGGCAAGCGCCGCATCCAAGACGTAGTGGACAAACTCTACGAACAACGCCGCCTGTTCGAGTGGGAAGAGGCACTCTCGCAACTGGCGTGGGTCGACGCGGAGGAAGACCACCATCGCCAAGCCTGCCACGTGCTCCTCGAAGCCCGACAGCAAAACCGCGGCATCCTCCGCGAAAAAGGCATCTGCCTCTAA
- a CDS encoding S-layer homology domain-containing protein, protein MKKKITALLALTLVSTLGASSAFATMPDKNDRPDALIKGTFKYATKFQDVTLDDWAIRFVTEMNAKGVINGYGDGRFLPSNNVTHEEAIVMTVRAMGLGDEAQAVSPNLTLDLTDAAQVSDWAKPYVSLALQNGFLDAKTALNPQGNADREWTTELVVRAMGLSDEAQAHMKDTLAFNDAKEIDASAVGYVAVAADHKIINGYNDHTFQPNKPVARNELAVILCNAEHLFDYNADRQHQAQGQLQGVLKTITAAGITFSTQTKGDVTYKVAAQSYFFLNNKIAEWSDFKPGMNVRVLLNQNGEVVFAQAKDVAPSLEEIENFAKGKVIGYTAATATAEGSISINNNKSLTLPVAKDAKVLLNGVAGQISTVKVNDSVRLVILDNTVIQINVVKATSAGGDDSFSPEKPVLK, encoded by the coding sequence TTGAAAAAGAAAATCACCGCACTGCTTGCTCTGACTTTGGTCTCAACTCTGGGAGCTTCCTCGGCTTTTGCAACCATGCCGGATAAAAACGACCGCCCTGACGCTCTGATCAAGGGCACTTTCAAATACGCAACGAAATTCCAAGACGTCACCCTCGACGACTGGGCGATCCGCTTCGTCACGGAAATGAACGCCAAGGGCGTCATCAACGGCTACGGCGACGGTCGCTTCCTGCCGAGCAACAACGTCACGCACGAAGAAGCGATCGTCATGACCGTCCGTGCGATGGGCCTTGGTGACGAAGCGCAAGCCGTCTCGCCGAACCTCACCCTCGACCTGACCGACGCTGCACAAGTTTCGGACTGGGCGAAACCGTACGTCTCTCTCGCTCTGCAAAACGGCTTCCTCGACGCCAAGACCGCGCTGAACCCGCAAGGCAACGCAGACCGTGAATGGACCACCGAACTCGTCGTCCGCGCCATGGGCCTGAGTGACGAAGCGCAAGCGCACATGAAAGACACGTTGGCATTCAACGACGCGAAGGAAATTGACGCCTCTGCCGTTGGCTACGTCGCAGTCGCGGCCGACCACAAGATCATCAACGGCTACAACGACCACACGTTCCAACCGAACAAGCCTGTCGCTCGCAATGAACTGGCGGTGATCCTTTGCAACGCGGAGCACCTCTTTGACTACAACGCCGACCGCCAACATCAGGCCCAAGGTCAACTGCAAGGCGTGTTGAAAACGATCACGGCCGCTGGCATCACGTTCTCCACGCAGACCAAGGGCGACGTGACCTACAAAGTCGCGGCGCAGTCTTACTTTTTCCTCAACAACAAGATCGCAGAATGGAGCGATTTCAAGCCGGGCATGAACGTCCGCGTGCTCTTGAACCAGAACGGTGAAGTCGTGTTCGCCCAAGCGAAGGACGTTGCGCCGAGCCTTGAGGAGATCGAGAACTTCGCCAAGGGCAAAGTCATCGGCTATACGGCGGCGACGGCAACCGCTGAGGGTTCCATCTCGATCAACAACAACAAATCCCTCACCCTCCCTGTCGCCAAGGATGCCAAGGTGCTCTTGAACGGCGTGGCAGGTCAAATTTCCACCGTCAAGGTCAACGACAGCGTTCGTCTGGTCATTCTCGACAACACCGTGATTCAGATCAATGTCGTGAAAGCAACTTCTGCGGGTGGAGACGATTCCTTCTCGCCGGAGAAGCCGGTTTTGAAGTAG
- a CDS encoding DNA-3-methyladenine glycosylase family protein: protein MSVFTYTLTPQSPYRFDYFRERIATSSNSYLYDIGEHHLGRAHVIQGHTVLVRVSCPEPASDAPEIHLQVEGAPDETTALEAVKIWRHMLSVDRPLAPFYEKMAGDAVLSGLTDQLAGLNLLLEADPFEAMILAIIGQQVNLTFAENLKRSLVELCGDRLELDGRPFYAFPTPEQIARLKYEDLRPLKYSQRKAEYIIDFSRGVAGGEIDLQALEGMTNDEAIQSLVKLRGIGRWTAECVLLFGLGRSDLLPAADIGLRNAIQHFYGIDHQPTEAEVREMASCWAGYESYVTYYLWTALGMARAESKKKKN, encoded by the coding sequence ATGTCCGTTTTTACATACACGTTGACTCCGCAATCTCCTTACCGCTTCGATTACTTCCGAGAACGGATCGCCACGTCCAGCAACTCCTACCTCTACGACATCGGAGAGCATCATTTGGGCCGTGCGCACGTCATTCAGGGCCACACCGTCCTCGTGCGCGTCTCTTGCCCGGAACCGGCCTCCGATGCCCCTGAGATCCACCTGCAAGTGGAGGGTGCCCCCGATGAAACCACAGCGCTCGAAGCGGTGAAGATCTGGCGGCACATGCTGTCCGTCGACCGTCCGCTGGCTCCTTTTTATGAAAAAATGGCCGGAGACGCCGTGCTGTCCGGCTTGACCGACCAACTGGCAGGTCTGAACCTGCTGCTCGAAGCCGACCCGTTTGAAGCGATGATCCTCGCCATCATCGGGCAACAGGTGAACTTGACGTTTGCCGAGAATTTGAAACGATCGCTGGTCGAGCTCTGCGGAGATCGCTTGGAGTTGGACGGGCGTCCGTTTTACGCATTCCCGACGCCGGAGCAGATCGCCCGTTTGAAGTACGAAGACCTCCGCCCGCTCAAATACTCCCAGCGCAAAGCCGAGTATATCATCGACTTCTCACGCGGTGTGGCCGGCGGCGAAATCGACTTGCAAGCGCTCGAAGGCATGACCAACGACGAAGCGATCCAATCTCTCGTCAAACTGCGCGGCATTGGTCGTTGGACGGCGGAGTGTGTCCTGCTGTTCGGTCTCGGGCGTTCCGACCTGCTTCCGGCGGCGGACATCGGCTTGCGCAACGCCATCCAACATTTCTACGGCATTGACCACCAGCCGACCGAAGCGGAAGTCCGCGAGATGGCGAGCTGCTGGGCGGGATATGAATCCTATGTCACCTATTATCTCTGGACGGCACTCGGAATGGCACGAGCAGAGTCGAAAAAGAAGAAAAATTGA
- a CDS encoding GNAT family N-acetyltransferase has protein sequence MDIQIRPVRPGDVFGITRTVLAARGFHGPELDRQVEIDLQRFRDQNITDLIESETLIAHVGTRIVGVMRYGEFEGDVHLTHPDIDPAFDEELVTEAFLQKFWGLVESETGKAVYLDYPNHQRKTLGDVFLRNGFYKLIDRVDMNLRLTADVKPQTKSLLYSSYSKKTHDRFFEAFRTSFSGTLDPMMEWDAKHPEQSFEMFRERFGVFDPNLWVLATDSTGRDVGFALFQNFHGGRYGGTTMLLYMAVLPDSRGHGYGEEILREGLRRVRKSNGANATVALTVTRGNTPAERIYERLGFQSVEQFTVYNMKRQYPFF, from the coding sequence ATGGACATACAGATACGGCCGGTGCGGCCCGGCGATGTGTTCGGAATCACTCGAACGGTGCTGGCAGCAAGGGGATTTCACGGCCCGGAATTGGACAGACAGGTCGAGATCGACTTGCAGCGGTTTCGCGACCAGAACATCACCGACTTGATCGAATCGGAAACGCTGATTGCACACGTCGGAACTCGCATCGTCGGCGTCATGCGCTACGGCGAATTCGAAGGCGACGTGCATCTGACGCATCCGGACATTGACCCGGCGTTTGACGAGGAACTCGTGACGGAGGCGTTTTTGCAAAAGTTTTGGGGCTTGGTGGAGTCGGAAACGGGCAAAGCGGTGTATCTCGATTACCCCAATCATCAACGCAAGACGCTCGGCGATGTTTTTTTGCGCAACGGCTTCTATAAATTGATCGACCGCGTGGACATGAACCTGCGACTTACGGCAGATGTGAAGCCGCAGACGAAGAGCCTCCTCTACAGCTCGTATTCGAAAAAAACGCACGACCGCTTCTTCGAAGCGTTTCGGACGTCTTTTTCCGGGACGCTTGACCCGATGATGGAATGGGACGCCAAGCATCCTGAGCAGAGTTTCGAGATGTTCCGTGAGCGATTCGGCGTGTTTGACCCGAACTTGTGGGTGCTGGCGACCGATTCCACGGGGCGGGACGTTGGATTTGCGCTGTTCCAAAATTTTCACGGCGGGCGCTATGGCGGGACGACGATGCTCTTGTACATGGCGGTCTTGCCTGATTCACGTGGTCATGGCTACGGCGAAGAGATTTTGCGCGAGGGATTGCGTCGGGTGCGCAAGAGCAACGGTGCCAATGCGACCGTCGCGCTGACAGTTACACGCGGCAACACGCCTGCGGAGCGTATTTACGAACGTCTTGGTTTCCAGTCGGTTGAGCAGTTTACTGTATATAACATGAAGCGACAGTACCCGTTCTTCTAA
- a CDS encoding DUF2797 domain-containing protein yields MTVYQGFLSELRHKPQTTVEYFLAVGEESVPLNELIGTQLSLTFLEEKQCCSCGRKVKGKLYGGGYCYPCVTTLAECDLCIMKPHECHFDKGTCRDEEFAKTHCMIPHYVYLALSSNVKVGLTRKNRELTRWVDQGAIRAIPIAELPTRKMAGELEMAIAEHIADKTDWRKMLKGVYEEADLFAVREEIKAIVPAEFQQYLFDVDQLFEFTYPILESLDKIKSMSFDKELTIEGKLIGIKGQYLIFDCGVLNIKKHTGYKIEVTTQAPVEQTA; encoded by the coding sequence ATGACCGTTTACCAAGGTTTTCTAAGCGAACTGCGACACAAACCGCAGACGACAGTGGAATATTTTTTGGCGGTGGGCGAAGAGAGCGTACCGTTGAATGAATTGATAGGAACACAGCTTTCCCTGACTTTTTTGGAAGAAAAACAGTGCTGTTCCTGCGGGCGCAAGGTCAAAGGCAAGCTCTACGGCGGCGGCTATTGCTACCCGTGCGTCACGACGCTCGCCGAATGCGACCTGTGCATCATGAAGCCGCACGAATGCCATTTTGACAAAGGCACCTGCCGCGACGAAGAGTTTGCGAAAACGCACTGCATGATTCCGCACTACGTCTACCTCGCGCTCTCCTCGAACGTCAAAGTCGGCCTGACCCGCAAGAACCGCGAGCTCACGCGCTGGGTGGACCAAGGCGCGATCCGTGCGATTCCGATCGCCGAGCTTCCGACCCGCAAGATGGCGGGGGAATTGGAGATGGCCATCGCCGAGCACATCGCGGACAAAACCGACTGGCGCAAGATGCTCAAGGGCGTCTACGAAGAGGCGGACCTCTTTGCCGTTCGTGAAGAGATCAAGGCGATCGTACCGGCGGAATTCCAGCAATACCTGTTCGACGTGGATCAATTGTTTGAGTTCACGTATCCGATCTTGGAGAGCTTGGACAAAATCAAGTCGATGTCCTTCGATAAGGAACTGACCATTGAGGGCAAACTGATCGGGATCAAGGGCCAATACCTCATCTTCGACTGCGGCGTGCTCAACATCAAGAAACACACCGGATACAAAATCGAAGTGACCACCCAAGCCCCCGTCGAACAAACCGCGTAA
- a CDS encoding DUF1450 domain-containing protein, translated as MGIVIVEVCDVNPASALELELLEEDFPGTSVIRTSCLSNCTMCATTPFAYVNGELLVHEERETLWTLIKAQVEQELQAWETDI; from the coding sequence TTGGGCATCGTAATCGTCGAAGTCTGTGACGTGAACCCGGCCTCCGCCCTCGAGCTTGAACTCTTGGAGGAGGACTTCCCCGGAACGAGCGTCATCCGCACTTCCTGCCTCAGCAACTGCACGATGTGCGCCACCACGCCGTTCGCTTATGTCAACGGCGAATTGCTGGTCCACGAGGAGCGCGAAACCCTCTGGACGCTGATCAAAGCTCAGGTGGAGCAAGAGCTGCAGGCTTGGGAAACAGATATCTAA
- a CDS encoding helix-turn-helix domain-containing protein, whose amino-acid sequence MTLGARLRALRQQAGLSQRELADGLVHKSMISQIESGRTHPSHELLRHLALRLGADPDHLLPVLQDDQERLARYKRAQAFFTLHHYAQALPLLEDCLPVSNPAWNPYDLHLQIATCHHWLEQYLAALLHLDAALTIAIAEDRREDVLHLHIRIGETALEAQLWTVAHHRLEFAYRETVQHPERLSPPERLPQLCIALARALAGLDRQEQAVQVWLEASQRATALDVSQSVQLRLEAEIAAGLGKTYAQLGKFREAELQLERAQSLYEKGWLKSQAVRMRLQRAVLLAESGRLHEALQWLEECRDLAERERHPVLQAEVLHGQAEAWMQAGRLFRARECAERAVHLLTEARREGELVTAYQLLSAIEKRLGHYRRASECLTRSQELFTKRMGWMKKSLRILP is encoded by the coding sequence GTGACGCTGGGAGCCCGACTGCGTGCGCTGCGGCAACAGGCCGGCCTCTCGCAACGCGAATTGGCAGACGGCCTGGTACACAAGAGCATGATCAGTCAAATTGAATCGGGCCGCACGCATCCGTCTCACGAGTTGCTCCGTCACCTCGCGTTGCGGCTGGGTGCCGACCCGGATCACTTGCTCCCGGTCTTGCAGGACGACCAAGAACGTCTGGCCCGTTACAAACGGGCACAGGCGTTTTTCACACTTCACCACTATGCGCAAGCCCTCCCCTTGCTCGAAGACTGCCTGCCCGTCTCAAACCCCGCGTGGAATCCATATGACTTGCATCTCCAGATCGCCACTTGTCACCACTGGTTGGAACAATACCTTGCCGCGCTGCTGCACTTGGATGCGGCGCTGACCATCGCCATCGCCGAAGACCGCAGAGAGGATGTGCTTCATCTGCACATTCGCATCGGGGAAACGGCGCTGGAGGCGCAATTGTGGACGGTGGCTCACCATCGTTTGGAATTCGCGTATCGAGAAACTGTGCAACACCCGGAACGTCTCTCTCCACCGGAACGCTTGCCTCAACTTTGCATTGCCTTGGCACGGGCTCTCGCGGGACTGGACCGGCAGGAGCAGGCGGTACAAGTCTGGTTGGAGGCGAGCCAGAGAGCGACTGCTCTGGACGTGTCGCAATCGGTACAGCTCCGTTTGGAAGCGGAGATCGCGGCGGGACTCGGCAAGACATACGCTCAACTGGGAAAGTTTCGGGAGGCGGAGTTGCAGTTGGAACGCGCCCAGTCACTCTATGAAAAGGGCTGGTTGAAATCGCAAGCGGTACGAATGCGTCTGCAGCGCGCTGTACTTCTTGCCGAGAGCGGTCGGTTGCATGAGGCCCTCCAATGGTTGGAAGAGTGCCGAGACTTGGCGGAGCGGGAGCGCCATCCGGTGCTGCAGGCCGAAGTGTTGCACGGGCAGGCGGAGGCGTGGATGCAAGCAGGACGTCTGTTTCGTGCGCGCGAGTGCGCGGAACGGGCGGTTCACTTGTTGACGGAGGCGCGGCGCGAAGGAGAACTGGTCACAGCGTACCAACTTCTGTCCGCGATTGAGAAGCGGTTGGGCCATTACAGGCGTGCCAGCGAATGTTTGACTCGTTCGCAAGAGCTGTTCACGAAACGCATGGGGTGGATGAAAAAAAGCCTACGGATACTCCCGTAG
- the lepB gene encoding signal peptidase I, with protein MFTRIRQKWARDLLNGACIVLVAFLLNLVIRDHVFALTKIQGTSMMPTLHDDSRVYLNRLAYEFSGPKHGDVVIFPAPHDSHDYVKRVIGLPGDVIEMREGRLYVNGDPQTEPYIDTVTEDFAPVTVAPRHVFVMGDNRHPLASLDSRDKRVGMIDISTLRGRVDYVLYQP; from the coding sequence ATGTTCACAAGAATCAGACAAAAATGGGCGCGCGACCTCCTCAACGGAGCGTGCATCGTCCTCGTCGCGTTCCTGTTGAACCTGGTGATTCGCGACCACGTCTTCGCGTTGACCAAGATCCAAGGAACCTCGATGATGCCGACTCTGCATGACGATTCCCGCGTCTACCTCAACCGACTCGCCTACGAGTTTTCCGGCCCGAAGCACGGTGATGTCGTAATTTTCCCTGCGCCTCACGATTCGCACGACTACGTCAAACGGGTGATCGGTTTGCCGGGCGACGTCATCGAGATGCGCGAGGGACGGCTGTATGTCAACGGCGACCCGCAGACCGAACCCTACATCGACACCGTCACCGAAGATTTCGCTCCGGTCACCGTCGCTCCCCGCCATGTGTTCGTCATGGGCGACAACCGACATCCACTCGCCTCGCTTGACAGCCGTGACAAACGGGTCGGGATGATCGACATCTCCACGCTCAGAGGGCGCGTTGACTATGTACTCTATCAACCGTAA